From the genome of Mucilaginibacter paludis DSM 18603:
CCAGCGCGGCCGTTGGCGTAATAGGTGCTTCGCCGGATATACTGAATGCCCTTAACGGCAATGCAAAGTATTGGATACCCGTGCAGAGTGTTGAGTGGGATAACAACCAGTCGTTCGCTTTAGAGAGCGGCTCATTCATCCGCCTAAATAACGTTACGCTGGGCTATACCCTTCCCCGCAACGTCACCAACCGGATCAAAGTTTCAAGCCTCAGGGTGTTTATTACAGGCACCAACCTGGGCACTATTACAGGTTACACCGGTTATGATCCGGATGTGAGCACCAGGCGCGGGTCGCCGGTTACAGCGGGTGCCGATTATTCCGCATTTCCAAAGGCCCGTGTATTTACCGCCGGCTTAAATGTTTCATTTTAAAAGGAATCAACTATGAAAATTAAAATATATCCTCAACTAACCAAACTGGCGGTTATTGCCGGCATCGCTTCCTGCGCATTGGTTTCGTGTAAAAAGTTCATTTCGCCCGAACCTGTTTCATCTTTCAGCCAGCAATTTGTATTTAGTAACTTACCTTACGCCAAGGCCGCGGTAATCGGAGTTTATAATAACCTTTCGGGGCAAAACTCTTACGGGCTGTATTATAGCATGTATTACCCCTACGATACCGACGAAATGATGGGAGCGGGCGGCAATACCCAGGACGGGGAGCGCCGCGACCTGGCCCGTTACAATATCACCTCAACCAACGGTGGTATATCGGCTGCTTATGCCAACAATTACTCGGGTATTGAGCGCGCCAATATTTGCATTGAGCAAATACCTCAGATGGCGTTATATAGTTCGGGCTCCGCAATTGAAAAAGGCGAGCTGCGAAGGTTATATGGTGAAGCCCTTACGTTAAGGGCGCAGTTTTATTTTGACCTGGTAAAGGTTTGGGGAGATGTGCCGGCGCAATGGCTGCCTTCTGCAGAGATGCCTACTTTATTTATACCCAAAACAGACCGCGACACCATTTACAACCGTTTGCTTAACGACCTGAAAACAGCCGAAGACCTGGTGCCCTGGAGAACTGAGATTGCCACTTTAGGCGATGCCGCCGACGAACGTATTACCAAAGTTGCAGTAAAGGCGCTAAGAGCAAGGATAGCGCTTTTTCGTGGTGGATATTCTTTACGCAGGGTAAGCAATGCCATGGAACGCCGCGCTGATTATAAAACCTATTATACCATAGCCCGCGACGAGTGTGCCGATATTATGGCGCGAAGAGATCAGCATACGCTTAACGCAAGTTATAAAGCCCTGTGGCAAACTTATGTATGCGGCCGTAACGCCAATGAGCCTAACGGCGAGTTTTTGTTCCAGATAGCCGAAGGTGGCAATACCGGCACCACCGACGGGCGGATCGGGGTTTATAATGGCACCAAAGTTGGCCAGAGTTCAAATGGTTCCTTATCTATTCTACCTACCTACTATTATTCTTTCGACTCTACCGACGTTCGCCGCGATGTTACTGCCGCACCTTATGAAACCAAAAACGATTTGGTGAGCCGCACCGGCCACGCTATTACCAATATACCGGATGGCAAATTCAGAAGGGAATGGTGGAGCAACCCGGTAAACCCTACCTTGGCTACGCTGCAATCGGGCATTAACTGGATCTTAATTCGTTTTTCGGATGTTTTATTGATGTATGCCGAAGCTGATAATGAACTTAACGGCGCTCCGTCTCAGGCAGCTATATCGGCCGTTAACGAGGTAAGTAAACGGGCGCATGGCGGCAACCAAGCTTTGGTGCCCGCCATCCCTACCGACTACACCGGATTTTTCAAGTATCTGGTACGTGAGCGCTACCTCGAATTTGGTGGCGAAGGCATCCGCAAATACGATCTGATCCGCTGGAACCTGTTAACCGCCGCCATTGCCGAAACCAAGGTAAACCTGGCTAATATGGGAGCCGCCGTGCCATTGGCCATGAATGCACCAAGCTACATGGCCTCCCCAGCTCCGTACTGCCTTAGCGCCACCTTGCCACAATTTATGTACTACTGGACTACACTTCCAACGGTATATAATGGCAGTAATTTAAATACCTACGATGATTCGAGGATATGGGCAAACTCCTTATATAAACCAGCCCCGACTACAACACCGGCCAATACCACAAAGGTAAACTGGGTTGGCGTTCAGGGCACATCGGGCTTTAACGCGGTTTATACCAATTTATTCGCCTTTGCTTTCAAGCCCAATCATAGTGAGCTGTACCCCATCTATATCAACCAGATCAATGCAAGTGCAGGTGTTTTAACCCAGGATTACAACTATTAAAATTAACACTTTTGTACAGAGGCTACCTCGGGTAACCTCTGTACAATTTAATCACCTTTAAGGTAATCACAAAAACAAAGTAAACCTCCAACCCGTAAACTAAAATGAAAAAGCTCTTATTTTTCTGTTTGATTTTTACCAGCTTAAACCAGGTATATGGAGCCAGACGCATTACGGTAGCACAGGATGGCAGCGGCAATTATAAAACAGTTCAGGAGGCTGTTAACGCGGTAAAAAATAATGACGCTGAACGGACGGAAATATTTGTAAAAAAAGGAACCTATAAAGAGCGGATAATTGTCGGTCTCAATAAAATAAACATCTCGCTTATCGGCGAAGATGTAAAAAATACGGTGCTTGTTTTTGATAATTATGCCTTACGGTTAGATTCGGCCGGGGTAGCTTTGGGCACCGCACGAACGGCAAGTTTTTATGTATACGGCAGTGGCTTTACCGCCAAAAACATCACGTTCCAAAACTCGGCTGGGCCTGTTGGCCAGGCGCTGGCAATTTACATAGCCGGTGACAGGGCCGCATTTTTTGGCTGCCGCTTTCTGGGTTTCCAGGATACCATATATACCAATGGCCATGGTGCCAGGGAGTACTACCAGGATTGCTATATCGAGGGTACAACGGATTTTATTTTTGGCGCGGCAACCGCTTTGTTTGATCACTGCACCATATTCTGCAAAAAAGGCGGGTTGTACATTTCTGCCGCCTCAACGCTCGATACTACCCAATACGGTTATGTTTTTATGCACTGTACCGTTACCGGGAACGCACCCGACGGCACCTTTGCTTTAGGCAGGCCATGGCGGGCTTACGCCAAAGTTGTTTATTTATATTGCGAGCTCGGCAGAGTGATTATGGACGCAGGCTGGGACAATTGGCGTAATGCGGAAAACGAAAAAACAGCCTATTATGCTGAATACAAAAATACCGGCCCGGGGTATCGCCCGGATAAACGGGTAGCCTGGTCGCACCAGCTCAACGATAAAGAAGCCAGATTATATACAAAACAACAAATTTTAAACGATTGGAATCCTGATTAAACAGGTTACCGGGGATTATTGCCCAAGCTGCCGGTGTGATGACGGATATTTTTGATAAGCATTTTACAGAAATAAATAAAGCGATACGAAATGAAAGAATTACCTTATTTTTTTAATTTATTAAAAAATAACAACCTCATATCTAACGCCGTAAACAACAGAAAGCTGAGCGATGATGACCTGGCCGGGCTTGACTATACGCGCAAGGACAAGAACGCGGTTACCGTTAAAAACTTTATTTTGGATGAGTATGATCAATTTACCGAGGTTTTTATCCTGATGAGCGAATTTGGCGTCCTGGTAGATTTTATCACCCACGACACCAAATATTTTGAAAATGCCATGCTGTATTTTAATACCAATGCTGTCGCCCGCCGCAAACGGGGATATATTGCCGAGCAAAAAGCATTGCAGGTGACGGCC
Proteins encoded in this window:
- a CDS encoding pectinesterase family protein; translation: MKKLLFFCLIFTSLNQVYGARRITVAQDGSGNYKTVQEAVNAVKNNDAERTEIFVKKGTYKERIIVGLNKINISLIGEDVKNTVLVFDNYALRLDSAGVALGTARTASFYVYGSGFTAKNITFQNSAGPVGQALAIYIAGDRAAFFGCRFLGFQDTIYTNGHGAREYYQDCYIEGTTDFIFGAATALFDHCTIFCKKGGLYISAASTLDTTQYGYVFMHCTVTGNAPDGTFALGRPWRAYAKVVYLYCELGRVIMDAGWDNWRNAENEKTAYYAEYKNTGPGYRPDKRVAWSHQLNDKEARLYTKQQILNDWNPD
- a CDS encoding RagB/SusD family nutrient uptake outer membrane protein encodes the protein MKIKIYPQLTKLAVIAGIASCALVSCKKFISPEPVSSFSQQFVFSNLPYAKAAVIGVYNNLSGQNSYGLYYSMYYPYDTDEMMGAGGNTQDGERRDLARYNITSTNGGISAAYANNYSGIERANICIEQIPQMALYSSGSAIEKGELRRLYGEALTLRAQFYFDLVKVWGDVPAQWLPSAEMPTLFIPKTDRDTIYNRLLNDLKTAEDLVPWRTEIATLGDAADERITKVAVKALRARIALFRGGYSLRRVSNAMERRADYKTYYTIARDECADIMARRDQHTLNASYKALWQTYVCGRNANEPNGEFLFQIAEGGNTGTTDGRIGVYNGTKVGQSSNGSLSILPTYYYSFDSTDVRRDVTAAPYETKNDLVSRTGHAITNIPDGKFRREWWSNPVNPTLATLQSGINWILIRFSDVLLMYAEADNELNGAPSQAAISAVNEVSKRAHGGNQALVPAIPTDYTGFFKYLVRERYLEFGGEGIRKYDLIRWNLLTAAIAETKVNLANMGAAVPLAMNAPSYMASPAPYCLSATLPQFMYYWTTLPTVYNGSNLNTYDDSRIWANSLYKPAPTTTPANTTKVNWVGVQGTSGFNAVYTNLFAFAFKPNHSELYPIYINQINASAGVLTQDYNY